In Streptococcus oralis, a single window of DNA contains:
- the pyk gene encoding pyruvate kinase yields MNKRVKIVATLGPAVEIRGGKKFGEDGYWGEKLDVEASAQNIAKLIEAGANAFRFNFSHGDHQEQGERMATVKLAEKLAGKKVGFLLDTKGPEIRTELFEGDAKEYSYKTGEKIRVATKQGIKSTRDVIALNVAGALDIYDDVEVGHQVLVDDGKLGLRVFAKDDATREFEVVVENDGIIAKQKGVNIPNTKIPFPALAERDNDDIRFGLEQGINFIAISFVRTAKDVDEVRAICEETGNGHVQLFAKIENQQGIDNLDEIIEAADGIMIARGDMGIEVPFEMVPVYQKMIITKVNAAGKVVITATNMLETMTEKPRATRSEVSDVFNAVIDGTDATMLSGESANGKYPLESVTTMATIDKNAQTLLNEYGRLSSVNLARNSKTEVMASAVKDATNSMNIKLVVTLTKTGHTARLISKYRPNADILAITFDELTQRGLMLNWGVIPVTTERPSNTDDMFDLAEKIAVEQGLVESGDDIVIVAGVPLGEAVRTNTMRIRTVR; encoded by the coding sequence ATGAACAAACGTGTAAAAATCGTTGCAACTTTAGGTCCTGCGGTTGAAATCCGTGGTGGTAAAAAATTCGGTGAAGACGGATACTGGGGTGAAAAACTTGACGTTGAAGCTTCAGCTCAAAATATTGCTAAATTGATTGAAGCAGGAGCAAACGCTTTCCGTTTCAACTTCTCACACGGTGACCACCAAGAACAAGGTGAGCGTATGGCAACTGTTAAACTTGCTGAAAAACTTGCAGGTAAAAAAGTTGGTTTCCTTCTTGATACTAAAGGACCTGAAATCCGTACAGAATTGTTTGAAGGTGACGCAAAAGAGTACTCATACAAAACTGGTGAAAAAATCCGTGTTGCAACTAAACAAGGAATCAAATCAACTCGTGATGTGATTGCTTTGAACGTTGCTGGTGCCCTTGATATCTACGATGATGTTGAAGTTGGTCACCAAGTTTTGGTTGACGATGGTAAATTGGGTCTTCGTGTTTTCGCAAAAGACGATGCAACTCGTGAATTTGAAGTAGTCGTTGAAAATGACGGTATCATTGCTAAGCAGAAAGGTGTAAACATTCCTAACACTAAAATTCCTTTCCCAGCACTTGCTGAACGTGATAACGATGATATCCGTTTCGGTTTGGAACAAGGTATCAACTTCATCGCGATTTCATTCGTACGTACTGCAAAAGACGTCGACGAAGTTCGTGCAATCTGTGAAGAAACTGGTAATGGTCACGTTCAATTGTTTGCAAAAATCGAAAACCAACAAGGTATCGATAACTTGGATGAAATCATTGAAGCTGCTGACGGTATCATGATCGCTCGTGGTGACATGGGTATCGAAGTACCATTCGAAATGGTTCCAGTTTATCAAAAAATGATCATCACTAAAGTGAACGCAGCAGGTAAAGTTGTTATCACAGCAACAAACATGCTTGAAACAATGACTGAAAAACCACGTGCAACTCGTTCAGAAGTATCAGACGTATTTAACGCTGTTATCGACGGAACTGACGCAACAATGCTTTCAGGTGAGTCTGCGAACGGTAAATATCCACTTGAATCAGTAACAACAATGGCTACGATTGACAAGAATGCACAAACTCTTCTTAATGAATACGGTCGTTTGTCATCAGTTAACTTGGCACGTAATTCTAAGACTGAAGTTATGGCATCAGCTGTTAAAGATGCAACTAACTCAATGAATATCAAGTTGGTAGTTACCCTTACTAAAACTGGTCACACAGCTCGCTTGATTTCTAAATACCGTCCAAATGCTGATATCTTGGCTATCACTTTTGACGAATTGACTCAACGCGGTCTTATGCTGAACTGGGGTGTCATTCCAGTAACAACTGAACGTCCTTCAAATACTGACGATATGTTTGATCTTGCTGAAAAGATTGCAGTTGAACAAGGCTTGGTTGAATCTGGTGATGATATCGTTATCGTTGCTGGTGTGCCACTTGGTGAAGCTGTCCGTACAAACACAATGCGTATCCGTACAGTACGTTAA
- a CDS encoding UDP-N-acetylglucosamine 1-carboxyvinyltransferase: MRKIVINGGRPLQGEITISGAKNSVVALIPAIILSDDIVTLDCVPDISDVASLVEIMEIMGASVKRYDDVLEIDPRGVQNIPMPYGKINSLRASYYFYGSLLGRFGEATVGLPGGCDLGPRPIDLHLKAFEAMGAKVSYEGDNMNLSAQGKGLHGASIYMDTVSVGATINTMIAAVKAKGRTVIENAAREPEIIDVATLLNNMGAHIRGAGTDIIIIDGVEKLHGTRHQVIPDRIEAGTYISLAAAVGKGIRINNVLYEHLEGFIAKLEEMGVRMTVSEDSIFVEEQSDLKAINIKTAPYPGFATDLQQPITPLLLTAQGRGTIIDTIYEKRVNHVFELAKMDADITTTNDHIIYNGGRKLHGASVKATDLRAGAALVIAGLMAQGQTEITNIEFILRGYSDIIEKLRSLGADITLVED; this comes from the coding sequence ATGAGAAAAATTGTCATCAATGGTGGACGTCCATTGCAAGGTGAGATCACCATTAGTGGTGCTAAAAATAGTGTTGTAGCGCTTATTCCAGCTATTATCTTATCAGATGATATTGTCACTTTAGATTGTGTTCCAGATATTTCAGACGTTGCTAGTCTTGTCGAAATCATGGAAATCATGGGGGCATCTGTTAAGCGTTATGACGATGTCTTGGAGATTGATCCAAGAGGTGTTCAAAACATTCCTATGCCTTATGGCAAAATTAATAGCTTGCGTGCTTCTTATTATTTCTACGGAAGTCTTTTAGGTCGCTTTGGTGAAGCTACAGTTGGACTTCCTGGTGGATGTGATCTGGGACCTCGTCCGATTGACCTTCACTTAAAAGCCTTTGAAGCCATGGGTGCTAAGGTCAGCTATGAGGGAGATAATATGAATTTATCTGCCCAAGGTAAGGGGCTTCATGGCGCAAGTATTTACATGGATACCGTCAGCGTTGGAGCAACTATTAACACCATGATTGCTGCGGTTAAAGCTAAGGGACGTACTGTCATTGAAAATGCGGCTCGTGAACCGGAAATTATCGATGTTGCTACCCTTTTGAACAACATGGGGGCCCATATTCGTGGTGCAGGGACTGATATTATCATTATTGATGGTGTCGAGAAACTTCATGGAACGCGTCATCAGGTTATCCCAGACCGTATCGAAGCTGGAACCTATATTTCACTTGCTGCAGCGGTAGGAAAAGGAATTCGTATTAACAACGTTCTCTATGAGCACTTAGAAGGCTTTATCGCCAAACTAGAGGAAATGGGCGTTCGTATGACGGTCTCAGAAGACAGCATCTTCGTTGAAGAACAGTCCGATTTGAAGGCCATCAATATCAAAACTGCACCCTATCCTGGGTTTGCAACTGATTTGCAACAGCCTATCACGCCACTTTTACTAACTGCTCAAGGTCGTGGAACCATTATTGATACGATTTATGAGAAACGTGTTAATCATGTCTTTGAATTAGCGAAAATGGATGCGGATATTACGACTACAAACGATCACATTATCTACAACGGTGGTCGTAAGTTACACGGGGCAAGTGTAAAAGCTACAGACTTGCGAGCTGGTGCTGCACTTGTCATCGCTGGCTTAATGGCTCAAGGCCAGACTGAAATTACGAATATTGAGTTTATCCTTCGTGGCTACTCAGATATTATTGAAAAATTGCGTAGTCTTGGAGCGGATATTACACTCGTTGAAGACTAA
- a CDS encoding GNAT family N-acetyltransferase encodes MNIWTKLAMFSFFETERLYLRPFFFSDSQAFFEIASNPENLQFIFPSQASLEESQYALANYFMKAPLGVWAICLQGNQEMIGSIKFEKIDEIKKEAEIGYFLKKDAWSQGFMTEAVSKLCHLSFEEFGLKQLSIITHLENQASQKVALKSGFSLFRQFKGSDRYTRKMRDYLEFRYVKGEFNE; translated from the coding sequence ATGAATATTTGGACCAAATTAGCAATGTTTTCTTTTTTTGAAACGGAGCGCTTGTATTTGCGTCCTTTCTTTTTTAGTGACAGTCAAGCGTTTTTCGAGATTGCTTCAAACCCTGAGAATTTGCAGTTTATTTTTCCCAGTCAAGCAAGTTTGGAAGAAAGTCAGTACGCACTTGCTAACTATTTTATGAAGGCTCCTCTAGGTGTTTGGGCAATTTGTCTCCAAGGAAATCAGGAAATGATTGGCTCCATTAAATTTGAAAAAATCGATGAAATCAAAAAAGAAGCAGAAATTGGTTATTTCTTAAAAAAAGATGCTTGGTCGCAAGGTTTTATGACAGAGGCTGTTAGCAAACTCTGTCACCTTTCTTTTGAAGAATTTGGTTTAAAACAATTATCCATCATCACTCATCTGGAGAATCAAGCTAGCCAAAAAGTAGCCTTAAAATCGGGATTTAGTCTCTTCCGACAGTTTAAGGGGAGCGATCGCTATACACGAAAAATGAGGGACTATCTTGAATTTCGTTACGTAAAAGGAGAGTTCAATGAGTAA